A window of the Emys orbicularis isolate rEmyOrb1 chromosome 1, rEmyOrb1.hap1, whole genome shotgun sequence genome harbors these coding sequences:
- the CHST7 gene encoding carbohydrate sulfotransferase 7 → MKGRRWRWQHRRLALLLVLYTLLLLLLVPYVQDYGTRRGRGAEEAPLQPRCPSLQEVLGEWGWEEEKEEEQPPEGEAAGGGKRHIYLHATWRTGSSFLGELFNQHPDVFYLYEPMWHLWQALYPADALSLQGALRDMLRSLFRCDFSVLRLYAAPPAPRDPLAPGGGGGNLTTAGLFGWRTNKVICSAPFCPDAPQPRHEIGLIDGAACERSCPPRGLRELEAECRKYPVVVIKDVRLLELGALLPLLREPGLNLRVIQLFRDPRAVHNSRLKAKQALLRESIQVLRSRHRAEPRGLPHRQLLPAAGLGGGGIRAQQQHRAEFFLSGALEVICQAWLRDLLFSRRAPAWLRRRYTQLRYEDLVLEPRAQLRRLLRFAGLPVPPAMESFVLNMTRGAAYSSDRPFLISARDAREAIHAWRERLSQEQVRQVEAACGEAMSLLSYQPSAEPGGGAREGDSR, encoded by the coding sequence ATGAAGGGGCGGCGGTGGCGCTGGCAGCACCGCCGCCTCgccctgctgctggtgctctacacgctgctgctgctgctcctggtgcCCTACGTGCAGGACTACGGGACCAGGCGGGGGCGCGGGGCGGAGGAGGCGCCGctgcagccccgctgccccagcctgcaggaggtgctgggcgagtggggctgggaggaggagaaggaggaggagcagccgcCGGAGGGCGAGGCggccggcggcgggaagcggcacatcTACCTGCACGCCACCTGGCGCACGGGCTCCTCCTTCCTGGGGGAGCTGTTCAACCAGCACCCGGACGTCTTCTACCTGTACGAGCCCATGTGGCACCTGTGGCAGGCCCTGTACCCGGCGGACGCGCTCAGCCTGCAGGGCGCCCTGCGCGACATGCTCCGCTCACTCTTCCGCTGCGACTTCTCCGTGCTGCGCCTCTACGCCGCCCCGCCCGCGCCCCGGGACCCGCTGGCcccgggcggcggcggcggcaacCTCACCACGGCCGGCCTCTTCGGCTGGCGGACAAACAAAGTGATCTGCTCGGCCCCGTTCTGCCCGgacgccccccagccccgccacgaGATCGGCCTGATCGACGGCGCCGCCTGCGAGCGGAGCTGCCCGCCGCGGGGGCTGCGGGAGCTGGAGGCCGAGTGCCGCAAGTACCCGGTGGTGGTGATCAAGGACGTgcggctgctggagctgggcgcgctgctgccgctgctgcgggAGCCCGGCCTCAACCTGCGGGTCATCCAGCTCTTCCGCGACCCCCGCGCCGTGCACAACTCCCGCCTCAAGGCCAAGCAGGCGCTGCTGCGGGAGAGCATCCAGGTGCTGCGGAGCCGGCACCGCGCCGAGCCCCGGGGACTCCCCCACCGGCAGCTCCTGCCCGCGGCCGGGCTGGGCGGCGGCGGGATCCGGGCGCAGCAGCAGCACCGGGCCGAGTTCTTCCTGAGCGGCGCGCTGGAGGTGATCTGTCAGGCCTGGCTCCGCGACCTGCTCTTCTCCCGCCGCGCCCCGGCCTGGCTGCGCCGCCGCTACACCCAGCTGCGCTACGAGGACCTGGTGCTGGAGCCCCGCGCCCAGCTGCGCCGCCTGCTGCGCTTCGCCGGCCTGCCTGTCCCGCCCGCCATGGAGAGCTTCGTGCTCAACATGACCCGCGGCGCCGCCTACTCCTCCGACCGGCCCTTCCTCATCTCCGCCCGGGACGCGCGGGAGGCCATCCACGCCTGGAGGGAGCGGCTCAGCCAGGAGCAGGTGCGCCAGGTGGAGGCCGCCTGCGGCGAAGCCATGAGCCTCTTGTCCTACCAGCCCAGTGCCGAGCCCGGcggcggagcccgggagggggacAGCAGGTAG